DNA sequence from the Bacillus pumilus genome:
GCTTCATTGATTTCAAACAGTGCAACATCTTCTGCCTTGATTTTCTCTTGATCTAGAAGTTTCTTCATCGCATCAATCGGCGCAGCAGCTGGAAAATTGGGATGCATTGCCGCAACAGCACTTCCGGCATATCGCAGCATTGGCTGAAACCCATTTGCCTCCGCTAGCACTCTTTCCATCACAACGACCGCTGCTGCACCATCTGCTTCTTTGCAGCTATTGGCGGCAGTCACAGATCCTTTTCCCGGTGAAAATACAGGCTTTGCCCGCTGGATCAGTTTCGCCATCGGCCTTATTTTCGCGGCTGCTTCATCTATGCTCAGTCCGTCAATCGAAACGATTTCTTCAGAATATGTACCACGTTTGATTGCGTCTATACTTCTTTCCCAGCTTAATTGCGCATAGTCATCTTGTTCTTTTTTTGTGACAGAAAATCTCGAAGCGGTCAGCTCTGCTGCTTCTCCCATAGCCGGATCTCCTATCCATTCCGGTGAAAAGCGTGCTCTTTCTTTCATTGGTGATCTGGAAATGCTCTCAGTTCCGCCAGCGATATACATTGAACCTTCCCCTGATTGAACCATGACGCAAGCTGTTCGGATTGCTTCTAGACCTGAAGCACACTGCCTATCAACCGTCATACCAGGTACTCCTAAAGAAAGCCCTGCTTCTAATGAGGACAGACGAGCCATATTCCCGCCGCCTCCTACAACATTTCCTAATATGATGTCGTCCGGTGTCATCCTTTTAGACAAATACTGAATAAGGGGCGCGGCTAATTGCTCTGGACGATAATCCTTCAGCATCCCGTTTTTATCACCGAAGGGTGTCCGTTTTGCTTGTACAATTACTGCTTGCATGACAATTGTTCCTCCGCCCACTTTTTCATGCTGACACGTGCTATTTTTCCGCCGGATGTTTCAATTATTTGATCAATGACAAGCCATTTTTTAGGCACCTTGTAGGCCGCCAGTTTTTCTTTGACAGCTTGCCGAATCCTCTTTGTGTGCTGTCCTTCTTCAATAATGGCAACAGGGATTTCACCCCAATATGGGTCAGGAACGCCAACTACAACCGATCGCTTCACCTCTGGCTGTTCATTTAGCACACGCTCAATTTCCTCTGGAAAAATATTCAGCCCTCCATAGACGATCATGCCATTTTCACGTCCGCTCATATATAAATAGCCGTCTTCATCCAGCCAGCCCATATCATAAACTGTTATCCACTCTTCCGGCGGTTTCACTTCATGTAAGTAGCCTGCAAAAGACATTGGGCTCTTCACATAAATTCTTCCTATCTCATTTGGCTGGCAGACAGTTTGATCAGCTCGCCTCACTTCAATTTGAATGGGAGAGAAAGACTGTCCGACAGAAGAAGGTTTTTGCAAAAAGTCATTTGAAGATAAGTAGGAAACAAAGCTTAACTCTGATGTGCCGTAAAAATCAAAAAATGTCACATGCGGGTAGTTGGTCACGAGTTGTTTCTTTGAAGGAATGCCCCAATCTGCTCCAGATGATATGACAAGAAGCGGATTATCTCTCTCAAAAGCGTCTATTTCCAGCAACGATTCTGTCATTGTCGGAACAGTATACATCACAGTAATGTCTCCTGTCTGTAAGGCTTTCTTCGCTTTCACTGGCGTAAATTTTTCTAAAAGCGTCACTGTGCCGCCAAAGTATAATGTACTGATGGCACCATATAAAAAGTGAGAGGATAAGAGTGTACCTGTTATAAGAACATGATCTTGATGAGTGATTCCAAATGTACCAGCTGTCGTTCGAAAGCTTTCGATCCATGACTGCTGACGCCTGATAAAAGCTTTAGGTGAACCCGTTGATCCTGACGTAAATCCCATATAAAAGATAGGGTCGTTCTCGCTGTCGCATTTGTTAGATGGACCTTGTGTGATGAGGCTCATTTTTTCCTTCCATTTAGATAAAGAAAGAACATGCATGTCTTCGCTGTACTTTTCAAATCTATTTAAATATCGATCCTCGATAATGACGAGAGCTGCCTCACTTAACAAAAGCTTTTCTACACATTCTTCATGGCTCCATCTCGGATCAAGCGGGATAGCTGTCCACCCTGCAGAAGCAGCGCCAGCAAATATTTGGAGAAAAGAAGCACCATTTGATAATAAAAAAGCGACTCTTTTTTGCTCATGAGCCGTTTGTTGTAACCATTGCGCTGATAGCCGGACACGCTCATACCAATCTTGATAAGTGATCCTTTCTTGTCCATCAATGATGGCGATATGATCTGGGTTCATTTCTGCATGTAATGTATAGCTTTCCGTTATTCTGTTCAAACTGCACGCCTCCCTTTATGCACATCCCTTTTTCGATATGACATCGCCGCAATGATTTTCACCGTGAGAACGGCACATATGCCCGCTTTGATGAGATCACCTGGAATATAAATCAGGCTAAGAAGAGCTGCCTGAGTGACCTTGATATCCATCATCATCGCTTGAAAAGGAATGCCGCATAGATACAAAATTCCGATACTGCATACCGCATAGATCATAAAAAGACGCAGAGCGGTTATTTTTTTCAGTCGGTTGATCCACAAACTAATCATGAAGGCAGCCAATGGATAAGCAAGTAAAAATCCACCGCTTGGTCCAAAAAAGACCCCTATTCCGCCTCTGCCCCCTGACAAAAGAGGTGCGCCTGCTACCACAACCAAGAGAAACAGAAGTAAACTGATCAGTGCCTGTTTTGGCTTTAACAGCCCCCCAGCAAGCAAAAGACCTGCCGTTTGCAATGTGATGGGTACAGGTGTAAACGTAAGTAAAATCGGCGGGATCAATCCTAACATCCCGATAACCGCAGTCATTAGCGCCATTTGCATCATATCTTGAATTTTCAATTTCCATACCCCTCACTCAATACATTGTTAAAAATAGAGTAACAGGTACAGTTTATTATGTCAACACAAAATAAAATAAAGTTAACATATTGATCGCAAAAAAAGACCTGTGAAGAAAGATCACTAAGATCCGTTCACAGGCCTTTTATTCGTTCTATTCTTCGTCTTCTTCTTGATCTAAGAACGTATTTAACGTTTCTTCAATCATGTCCCACTCTTCATCCGTTTCAATAGGCTCTAGCTCGCCATCTTCACCGTTTTCGTTCGGCGTGAAGCTTGATGCATGAATTTCAATTTCTTCATTGTCTTGCTCAGAAATTGGGTAGTAAAGAACATATGATTTGTTAAAATGGTCGCTTTCAAAAGTAAATAGTACTTCGCAAAGCTGTTCATTTCCATTATCATCAACGATTGTAATTTGCTTTTCTCCGTGTTCCATTTGATTCACCTCATTTTAATTTAAGCTGTCTAAGTACCCTTGCAGGATCATAACAGCCGCCATTTTATCAATGACTTTTTTACGCTTTTGTCTGCTCACATCTGCAGAAATGAGCATTTTTTCCGCTGCCATTGTCGACAGGCGCTCGTCCCAAAGCACAACAGGAACATTGTACGTGTTTTCTAACACTTTCGCAAATGATTGGCTGGCTTCGCCTCTAGGACCGACCGTACCGTTCATATTTTTTGGAAAACCAAGTACAATTTTATCCGTTCCATATTGCGAGACGATTTCGGACAGGCGGCTGAGACCGAAGTCTCCGCCTGCTTCATCAATTTTAATTGTTTCAATCCCTTGCGCTGTCCAGCCCATTTCATCACTGATCGCAACACCAAGGGTTTTCGTGCCTAAATCTAAGCCTAAAATTCTCATGTTTTACGCCTCTTTATGTGTCTCTAAGTACGATTTAACCAATTCCTCAATTAATTCGTCTCGTTCTAGTTTACGAATTAGGTTGCGAGCATCCTGATGTCTTGGAATATAAGCAGGGTCGCCTGACAGCAAGTATCCGACAATTTGATTGATCGGGTTGTATCCTTTTTCTTGGAGTGCGTCATGTACTTTAATGAGCACTTCATTCACATTGGTTTCAGCTGAATCATCAGAGAAGTTAAACTTCATTGTCTTATCAAATGAACTCACTGCTTCTTGCACCTCTCTTCCAACATTCTACTAGCAAGCTTTTTTCTAACCGCTCATCTAATACCATTATTCTACACTACATCGCCTGATTATAAAACGGATTTGACAGATTCTTCGACAATTGCCAGTGCTTCTTCTAGCTTTTCCGGTTGTTTTCCGCCTGCTTGTGCCATGTCTGGGCGTCCGCCTCCGCCTCCGCCGCAGATTTCAGCTGCCTGTTTCACAAGTTTCCCTGCATGCAGACCTTTTTCGATGACGTCTTTTGTCACTCCTGCTGAAATGTTTACTTTTCCGTTTTGAACGGCTCCGAGCACAATGACAGCTGATCCTAATTTGGCTTTTAAGTCATCAACCATTGTTCTTAAATGGTTCATGTCTTTCGCGTTTACTTTTTCAGTTAACACTTTCACTCCGCCGATTTCTGTCACTTTTTCTAAAATAGAGCCTGCTTCAGCCTGGCTTAATTTTGCAAGAAGAGATTCGTTTTCTCTTTGAACCTCTTTTAAATCTGCCTGCAATGAAGCGATACGTTTTGGTACATCCTTCGTATTTGACTTCAGCTCACTCGCTGCCTGCTCTAAAATCGTCAGCTGGTCATTTAATTCTTCGTATGCCCCTTTACCAGTCACCGCCTCAATCCGTCGTGTTCCAGCACCAATACCCGATTCAGATGCAATTTTAAACAACCCGATTTCCGCAGTATTTTGCACATGACAGCCGCCGCATAGCTCGATGCTGTAATCGCCTACTTGGACAACTCGGACAATATCACCATACTTCTCGCCAAAGAGCGCCATTGCACCCATTTCTTTTGCTTCAGCAATCGGCTTCAGGTCAATAGCAACAGAGATGCCTTCCCAGATCTTTTCGTTCACAATTTTTTCAATCTGAGACAATTCTTCTTTTGTGACTTGTCCAAAGTGAGAGAAGTCAAAGCGAAGTCTATTTTCATTCACCAATGATCCTGCCTGGTTCACGTGGCTGCCCAAAACGTCTTTTAGCGCCTGATGCAAAAGATGTGTCGCTGTATGGTTTTTCACAATGCCTTTTCGAAGAGCTGATTCCACTTCCGCAGTGACTTCAAGTCCTTTTTTGGCTGTACCGCTTACGACTACTCCCTCATGAACATGCTGACCATTTGGCGCCTTTTTCACATCTTTGATGTCAATGTTCACTTCAGCGCTTTTCAATGTCCCTTTATCAGCCACTTGTCCGCCGCTTTCCGCATAGAAAGGTGTTTCATCTAACAAAATTTGCACTGTATCGCCTTCATGTGCTTCTGTGACAATTTCACCGTTTTGAAGCAATTCGACAATATGGGCATCTGCCGTTAGATTTTCGTAGCCAACAAATGTGCTTTCTACTTTAATATCTCCTAAAGCGCCACCTTGAACCTGCATACTGCCGACATCTTGTCTCGCATTTCTTGCACGTTCACGCTGCTTCTCCATCTCAGCCTGGAAGCCTTCTCGATCCACTGTCATGTTCTCATCTTCTGCGTATTCTTCTGTGAGCTCGACAGGGAATCCATACGTGTCATACAGCTTAAATACATCTTCACCTGAAATCTGTGTGCTGCCTTTGTCTCTTTCTTTTTTGATGACTTCTGACAAAATAGCTAAGCCTTCGTTCAGTGTTTCATGGAAGCGTTCTTCTTCATTCTTGATGACTTTCGCAATAAATTCTTCTTTCGCTTGTACATCTGGGTAGAAATCCTTCATGATTTCCGCCACAACTGGAACTAGGTCAAACATAAACGGGCGATGGATGTGAATGGTTTTTGCATAACGCACGGCACGGCGAAGCAAACGTCTTAACACATACCCGCGGCCTTCATTGGAAGGAAGCGCTCCATCACTTACAGCAAAGGCAACCGTTCGGATGTGGTCCGCAATGACTTTGAATGCTGTATCCTTTTCCTTTGTCTCGCCATAGCTTTCTCCAGAAATGGTCTCAACTGCACGAATAATTGGCATGAATAGATCTGTATCAAAATTCGTTGGCACGTTTTGAATGACAGATACCATTCGTTCAAGACCCATCCCTGTATCAATGTTTTTTTTCGGCAGCGGCGTGTATGACCCATCTGGATTATGGTTAAATTCAGAGAACACTAGGTTCCACACTTCTAGATAACGCTCATTTTCTCCACCAGGATATAATTCTGGATCGTTCATGTCGTCACCGTACGATTCACCGCGGTCATAGAAAATTTCTGTATTCGGTCCACTTGGGCCCTCGCCAATATCCCAGAAGTTGCCTTCAAGGCGAATAATACGTTCTTCAGGTACACCGATTTTATCTCTCCATAGAACATACGCTTCTTCATCCTCTGGATGGACAGTGACAGATAACAAATTCGGGTCAAAGCCAATCCACTCGTCACTTGTGAGGAATTCCCACGCCCATTCGATCGCTTCTTCTTTAAAATAATCACCAATAGAGAAGTTGCCGAGCATTTCAAAGAACGTATGATGGCGTGCCGTTTTTCCTACGTTTTCAATATCATTTGTACGTATCGATTTTTGCGCGTTGCAAATACGCGGATTTTCAGGTACGACGCGGCCATCAAAGTATTTCTTTAATGTTGCCACGCCGCTGTTGATCCACAAAAGTGTCGGATCATCATGCGGTACGAGTGATGCACTCGGTTCTACAGCATGTCCTTTTTCTTTAAAAAAGTCTAAAAACATTTGGCGTACTTGAGCTGAAGTTAAAGTTTTCATTCAAAAAATCCTCCCTTATCATTCATCAATCTCCACACAAACGAAAAAACATCCCGCCCTATGCAAGCACAAAACGACTTACACAGGGACGAGATGCTCTCGCGGTACCACCCTGATTATAGACCTATTCCGTCTATCACCTTCACATCCGATAACGCCGGAAGAGAGCGGCAGTGTTTATCTGCACTCGGGACTAGCTTCCGTTAAAGGTCTGATAAGGCTTTTCTCAGCAAAATAAAGCCTCTCTCTGCAACAGCTTTTTAACGTACTCGGGTCCGTCATTGAATTCAGTATGTAGTATGAATCGAAATTATTATAGACAACTCGGCTTCTCTTGTCAATGAACGCTTCGTCTCATGAGGATATATTGCACAATGATCACTCTGATGATAGCGGCAGTTGGTACGGCTAAAATCATGCCTATTAAACCAAATAACTCTCCTCCTGCTAGCAAGACAAGCATAATGACGACAGGATGCATATGAAGACTTCTTCCTACGATGATCGGGCTGAGGACGTTGCTTTCTAAAAATTGCAGCACCGCTACTGTAATCAGCACAATAATAACCGATTTAACCGAGATGGTAAACGCAATAAAGACAGCGGGAACCGCACCGATAATCGGTCCAAAATACGGAATGACATTCGTTGCGCCAATCAGCATACCTAGGACAAGCGGATACGGGATATGAAACAGCCAAAGCACAATGGCTGCTGCACCTCCAATTAATGAACAGACAAGCAGCTGCCCTCTAATATAATTACCAAGCGATTCATCAACTGCCTTCACAAACGCATGTCCCCTCTTCCGAAATGATGGCGGCGTCAAATACCATGCAACCCGCTTCATCGTATTCATGTCCTTCACCATATAAAAAACAAGAAAAGGAATGAGCGCTGCAACTAATGCGTAATCAAGTAATACTTTACAGCTAAGAATCATTCGCTCCGCGCCGTTAGCTGCATATGTCTCCGATTGAACAATTAAGCGATCCAAGCGGTCGTGAAGTCCGTCGGGCCAATGGCTTGTATGATGATGAATATGTGATAAAGCGCCATTATACGTTTCCGCAAGCACAGGAATTTGTTCTGACAACTCATTTAACTGCTTGATCATGACAGGCGCCCCTTTATAAACCGCAAGCCCAATCCCGCCAAAAAACAGTACATAAATCAATAAGAGACTAACAGTCCTTGGTAAGCCCCCCGCGTGCAATTTTTCCACTATCGGATAAAGCAGATAAGAAATAAAAATGGCAATGAGCAGCGGAATTAGAACCGCCTTTAACAACAAAAAAATAGGCCTCCATAACTCGTCGAGCTGCAGTAAAATGAGCAAGGATGCAAGGACAAGCAGGACCCCTGCGGCATATATCAGAAATTGGATCGGACGTTTCTTCACCTTTTTCACCTCTTTTCTTATTGTTTATCCATCTTCTGTAATTATCCATGTAAATAAAATTTGTCCTAACTTTGTTAAAAATGAATACACATGAAACATACAGCTCCATCCAAAGTCACTAAAATGTCTACACTGAATATTCCATCATGTACAAGAGGAGGTTCTTCATGATCACATTCGAAGAAGTCAACAAGCATTATGGCCAGTTCCATGTACTAAAAGACATTAACCTACATATTCAAAAAGGTGAGGTTGTCGTGATCATCGGTCCTTCAGGATCAGGTAAAAGCACGATGCTCAGATGCATCAATCGTCTTGAAAGCATTGATGAGGGAAAGGTACTCGTCAATGAAGTGCCTGTTCAGCATCCGAAGACCAACATCAATCTTGTCAGGCAAAATATTGGGATGGTGTTTCAGCATTTTCACCTCTACCCGCATAAGACGGTGCTTGAAAACATTATGCTTGCCCCAATGAAGGTGAAAAAGGTGAGTAAGGAAGAAGCGAGGGAAACAGCCGAATTTTATTTACATAAAGTCGGCATTCCTGATAAAGCTGACGCCTACCCTTCAAGACTCTCAGGCGGACAGCAGCAGCGTGTTGCGATTGCAAGAGGGCTTGCGATGAAGCCAGAGGTCATGCTGTTCGACGAACCGACATCGGCTCTTGACCCAGAGATGATCGGAGAGGTACTAGATGTGATGAAGCAGCTCGCCCGAGAAGGAATGACCATGGTTGTCGTCACACATGAGATGGGATTTGCCCGAGAGGTCGCCGACCGTATTGTCTTTATTGATGAAGGCAGAATTCTTGAAGAGTCAACACCGGCTGCATTTTATGAGAAACCGCGTGAGAAACGCGCTCAGCTCTTTTTAAGCCGTATTTTAAATCACTAGGGGGAATGATTTGATGAAAAAAATGAAACGCTTTGGCCTACTACTCTTTATGACTTGCTGTATTGCTGCATTGGCTGCTTGCGGATCTGCTGAAAAAGGCTCGACTGATGCAAAAAAAGGAAGCTCTTTAGAAGCCATTCAAAAAGACAAAAAAATCATATTCGGGGTCAAGAATGATACACGTCTCTTCGGTCTAAAAAATCCTAGCAACGGAGATATCGAAGGGTTTGATATCGATATTGCAAAAGCCATCGCAAAGGAAATGCTCGGCGATGAAGGAAAAGCAGAATTCAAAGAAGTGACATCAAAAACGAGAATTCCTCTACTGCAAAAAGGAGATATTCATGCGATCGTCGCAACTATGACGATTACCGAAGAGCGTAAAAAAGAAGTCAATTTCTCAGATGTTTACTTTGAAGCAGGACAATCATTGCTTGTGAAAAAAGGAAGCGACATTCAATCGATTGATGATCTTAAAAAAGGGACGAAAGTGCTTGCAGTGAAAGGATCTACTTCTTCTCAAAATATCCGCGAAAAAGCACCTGAAGCGTCTGTATTAGAATTTGAGAACTATCAGGAGGCTTTTACAGCTTTAAAATCAAACCAAGGGCAAGTGCTGACAACCGATAATGCGATCTTATTTGGTATGGCAGATGAGGATTCAAATTACGAAGTCGTCGGCGGCACCTTTACAGATGAGCCTTATGGTATTGCTGTAAAAAAAGGTGATCAGAAATTAACAGCTGCGATCAATAAAGCCCTAAAAACCTTAAAAGGCAATGGAGAGTATGACAAGATTCATCAAAAATGGATCAAAGAATGACCGTTTGACGTGTGAAGAATGATTCTCTCAGGGTGAGCCGCTCATTGGCTCACCTGTTGATCAGGAAGGAAGTGAACTGATTGCTACGGTTTTCCATTCTTATTGAAAATTTTCATCTTTATGTAGAAGGCTTTAAATATACCATTGGTGCAAGTGTCATTGCTTTGATTGGAAGCTTTTTGATCGGTACACTCATTGCCATTATGAGAATTGCGCCACTTAGGCCGCTCAACTGGTTAGGAACAGCTTACGTGGAGTTTGTTCGGAATATTCCGTTATTATTGATTACATTTGTCTTCTTCTTTGGATTACCCGTGCTAGGCATTGTAGCAGATGGCTTCACCGCTGGCACAATTGCCCTTGCCATTTATACCTCTGCCTTTATTGCTGAAGCCATTCGCGCAGGGATACAAGCTGTACCGCTTGGACAAATGGAAGCAGCCCGTGCTTCAGGTCTATCCTATGGCGGGACGATGCGGTATATTATTCTGCCGCAAGCGATTAAAATTGTCATTCCCCCTCTTGGGAATCAATTTATTAACCTTGTCAAAAACTCCTCTATTTTAGGTGTCATTGCAGGGTTTGATCTCATGTATCAAGGAGACCTCATCGCTTCTAGAACATTTGTGACATTTGATGTCTACATCTTTGTTGCCATGTTCTATCTACTATTAACGATTCCGCTCAGTTTAGGCGTTGGTTATTTAGAAAAAAGATTAGCAAGAAGCCACTAGAAAGGAGGAAACATCATGGATTTTCTAGGTGCCTACCAGCCTGATCATCTCGCCTTTTTACTTGAAGGATTTGCTGTCACCTTAAAAGTGGCTTTTATCTCCATCATTTTGAGCTTTCTCATTGGATTAGTCATTGGCACATTGCGGTTCGCTCAGATTCCGGTTTTATCAAAGATACTTGCAGTCGTCGTCGAAACCATTCGAAACCTGCCGCTCTTATTGATCATCTTTTTCACATATTTTGCACTGCCCGAAATCGGCATTAAGCTGAGCATTACAGCCTCGGCTATCGCAGCTTTAACCGTATTTGAATCAGCGATGCTGTCAGAAATTATTCGGAGCGGTTTAAAATCAATTGATAAGGGGCAGATCGAAGCAGCCAGGTCTTCAGGTTTAACCTATATCCAAACGTTAAAAATGATTATTATGCCGCAGGCTTTACGCCGTATGGTACCGCCAATTGTTAGTCAGTTCATCTCTCTTTTAAAAGATACGTCACTAGCTGTTGTCATTGCCCTTCCAGAGCTATTGCATCACGCTCAAATATTAAACGGTCAGAGCCAATCTTACTTACTGCCCATTTTCCTATTAGCAGCGATGATGTATTTTGTCGTCAATTTCAGCTTATCATTACTCGCGCGCCGATTAGAATATAGGCAGGCATAAAAAAGGACATCCGCTTTTGGCGGATGTCTTTTTGTTTACATCATTCTCATAACGCGTTTTCTTAGCTTTTTCATATCCCGCTTTGATGGCATATCATATCGGCTTGCAAAGTGATATGCGAGTGCACCTGCACCAAGCGTTAATAGTGAAGAAGTCATTTTGCCCATTCGAAATTCCCCCTTAACACTTATAGTTGAATTGAACGTTCATCATCACTAAACAGATCATCTAAGCTGCTTAGTGTTCCGTCTTCTTCCACTTGGTGTGTAGATATTTTGCCTTTTGACAGCGTCAATTCAATAAAACAGCCCCAGCAATAATATTGATTGACCCCAATTTTTCCGATGTCTTTACATTTGCAATTTGGGCAAATGAGCATAATCAGCACCTCTTTACGTTCGGTTTAGAACAAGTGCTTCCTTTTGAACGTTGATCAAGGTTCCGGCAGCCTGAAGCTGTTTTCGAATCCCTGATAGCTCTGTAAAGAAGCCGTCCGAGAGTTCATATGCTACGATTGTGCCCGAATTTGTGCAAAAGTATACATCTTCCAAAATGCCTAAATTTTCACCATCAGGCGACTGCATCATTTTCTTTTTCAATTTCGAAAATAAGAAGGATGGGGCGGAGGAATCCATGCCTATTCCCTCCTGGCAGCTCACATATAAGCCTTTGTCTGTCAGCTGATCCCCAGCCGAGAATGGAACGAGTGCACAGTCTTTCTTTTTCCCATCTAACACATATCCTCCGCAGCTGCCTCCGGCTAATAAGCAAATATCTTTTATCGAGCCAAGTGAATGAGACGTTTCACCTGTATAGATTGACATTCCTTCAAGCTCTCGACATGTTCTCAAAATGTGCTCAACCACCTTTTGCGGAACAGTCTTATCGTGTGCGTTTACTGCAAGACTCATACGAAGAAATGGCTTCCATGAACGAAATATGAGGATTTCTTTTCATGCTAAAAAAGGCTCCCATCTGGAAGCCTTTTATTCATGCATAAAATCAAATGGAGTGATTCCCTCCATACCGATATTTGCATCATGCACGCTAAACGGCAGTTCTTTTTGAAGTGCTGCAAGCTCCGCATCCATAACCTCTTCGGTTTGCACGAGCCGCATCGTTAAGGACGTTTGTCTGAGCGAATCCTCATTGTTTTTCACGCCCCACTCCAGTGCTGATTCCTCGCCGCACAGAATTAAAAACTTTTTACTTCGTGTAATGGCTGTGTACAGCAGATTTCGCCGAAGCATTCTGTAGTAGCTTCTCACGACTGGAAGCACAACGATGGGGAATTCACTGCCTTGTGATTTGTGGATGGAGCAGCAATAGGCATGTGTAAATTGATGAAAATCCTTTTTTGTAAAGGTGATTTCATTCCCATCAAAGGAGATCACAGCCATGTCTTCTTTTTCCGTGTTTTCTTTCGCATAAAAAATCGAGACAATTTCGCCAATATCACCGTTAAAAATATTGTTCTCCGGCTGATTCACAAGCTGAAGCACTTTATCACCGGTCCGGTACACCACATCACCAAACGGGATTTCTCTGCCCTTTGGTTTTTTAGGATTTAAAATGTGCTGCAGCATTTTATTGAGCTCATTAATGCCTGCTTTTCCTTTATACATGGGCGCAAGCACTTGAATGTCTTTAGCTGAATAGCCTTTTTGAGCAGCATTGCTGACGACTTTCTCAATCACTTCTTTCATTTGATCAACTGAGCATTTTATGAAAGATCGATCCTTTGAACGTGCGGTAATATCCTTTGGCAGGACGCCATTTTTCATATCATGTGCAAGCTCAACAATGCTGGAGCCGTCTGCCTGACGGTAAATATCTGTCAGGGTAACAGCTGGCACAGCTTGTGATGCAAGCAAGTCTCTTAACACTTGGCCTGGTCCGACAGACGGAAGCTGATGTTCATCCCCAACCATGATCACTTGGATATGGTCAGGAATGGCTTTAAACAAGTGATTCGCAAGCCAAATATCTAGCATACTTGATTCATCAATAATGACAAGCTTTCCTTCGATCGGCTGTTCTTCATCATGCGAGAATCCCTCTGACCCGTTCCAACCAAGCAGCCGGTGAATCGTCACAGCTGGAAGCCCTGTTGATTCTGTCATTCGTTTAGCTG
Encoded proteins:
- the ruvX gene encoding Holliday junction resolvase RuvX — its product is MRILGLDLGTKTLGVAISDEMGWTAQGIETIKIDEAGGDFGLSRLSEIVSQYGTDKIVLGFPKNMNGTVGPRGEASQSFAKVLENTYNVPVVLWDERLSTMAAEKMLISADVSRQKRKKVIDKMAAVMILQGYLDSLN
- a CDS encoding DUF1292 domain-containing protein yields the protein MEHGEKQITIVDDNGNEQLCEVLFTFESDHFNKSYVLYYPISEQDNEEIEIHASSFTPNENGEDGELEPIETDEEWDMIEETLNTFLDQEEDEE
- the alaS gene encoding alanine--tRNA ligase produces the protein MKTLTSAQVRQMFLDFFKEKGHAVEPSASLVPHDDPTLLWINSGVATLKKYFDGRVVPENPRICNAQKSIRTNDIENVGKTARHHTFFEMLGNFSIGDYFKEEAIEWAWEFLTSDEWIGFDPNLLSVTVHPEDEEAYVLWRDKIGVPEERIIRLEGNFWDIGEGPSGPNTEIFYDRGESYGDDMNDPELYPGGENERYLEVWNLVFSEFNHNPDGSYTPLPKKNIDTGMGLERMVSVIQNVPTNFDTDLFMPIIRAVETISGESYGETKEKDTAFKVIADHIRTVAFAVSDGALPSNEGRGYVLRRLLRRAVRYAKTIHIHRPFMFDLVPVVAEIMKDFYPDVQAKEEFIAKVIKNEEERFHETLNEGLAILSEVIKKERDKGSTQISGEDVFKLYDTYGFPVELTEEYAEDENMTVDREGFQAEMEKQRERARNARQDVGSMQVQGGALGDIKVESTFVGYENLTADAHIVELLQNGEIVTEAHEGDTVQILLDETPFYAESGGQVADKGTLKSAEVNIDIKDVKKAPNGQHVHEGVVVSGTAKKGLEVTAEVESALRKGIVKNHTATHLLHQALKDVLGSHVNQAGSLVNENRLRFDFSHFGQVTKEELSQIEKIVNEKIWEGISVAIDLKPIAEAKEMGAMALFGEKYGDIVRVVQVGDYSIELCGGCHVQNTAEIGLFKIASESGIGAGTRRIEAVTGKGAYEELNDQLTILEQAASELKSNTKDVPKRIASLQADLKEVQRENESLLAKLSQAEAGSILEKVTEIGGVKVLTEKVNAKDMNHLRTMVDDLKAKLGSAVIVLGAVQNGKVNISAGVTKDVIEKGLHAGKLVKQAAEICGGGGGGRPDMAQAGGKQPEKLEEALAIVEESVKSVL
- a CDS encoding IreB family regulatory phosphoprotein translates to MSSFDKTMKFNFSDDSAETNVNEVLIKVHDALQEKGYNPINQIVGYLLSGDPAYIPRHQDARNLIRKLERDELIEELVKSYLETHKEA
- a CDS encoding acyl-CoA synthetase, whose amino-acid sequence is MNRITESYTLHAEMNPDHIAIIDGQERITYQDWYERVRLSAQWLQQTAHEQKRVAFLLSNGASFLQIFAGAASAGWTAIPLDPRWSHEECVEKLLLSEAALVIIEDRYLNRFEKYSEDMHVLSLSKWKEKMSLITQGPSNKCDSENDPIFYMGFTSGSTGSPKAFIRRQQSWIESFRTTAGTFGITHQDHVLITGTLLSSHFLYGAISTLYFGGTVTLLEKFTPVKAKKALQTGDITVMYTVPTMTESLLEIDAFERDNPLLVISSGADWGIPSKKQLVTNYPHVTFFDFYGTSELSFVSYLSSNDFLQKPSSVGQSFSPIQIEVRRADQTVCQPNEIGRIYVKSPMSFAGYLHEVKPPEEWITVYDMGWLDEDGYLYMSGRENGMIVYGGLNIFPEEIERVLNEQPEVKRSVVVGVPDPYWGEIPVAIIEEGQHTKRIRQAVKEKLAAYKVPKKWLVIDQIIETSGGKIARVSMKKWAEEQLSCKQ
- a CDS encoding biotin transporter BioY → MKIQDMMQMALMTAVIGMLGLIPPILLTFTPVPITLQTAGLLLAGGLLKPKQALISLLLFLLVVVAGAPLLSGGRGGIGVFFGPSGGFLLAYPLAAFMISLWINRLKKITALRLFMIYAVCSIGILYLCGIPFQAMMMDIKVTQAALLSLIYIPGDLIKAGICAVLTVKIIAAMSYRKRDVHKGRRAV
- a CDS encoding acetyl-CoA C-acyltransferase encodes the protein MQAVIVQAKRTPFGDKNGMLKDYRPEQLAAPLIQYLSKRMTPDDIILGNVVGGGGNMARLSSLEAGLSLGVPGMTVDRQCASGLEAIRTACVMVQSGEGSMYIAGGTESISRSPMKERARFSPEWIGDPAMGEAAELTASRFSVTKKEQDDYAQLSWERSIDAIKRGTYSEEIVSIDGLSIDEAAAKIRPMAKLIQRAKPVFSPGKGSVTAANSCKEADGAAAVVVMERVLAEANGFQPMLRYAGSAVAAMHPNFPAAAPIDAMKKLLDQEKIKAEDVALFEINEAFALKIALIARMLDIPYDRINKRGGALCLGHPYSASGAAMMVRLFYEARTLPNGSYVMAAIGSGGGIGLAVLCQVLS